A genome region from Candidatus Methylacidiphilales bacterium includes the following:
- a CDS encoding AraC family transcriptional regulator has translation MIIQSQPIEKPGGKRGEGFPGQRMLVLNDKFIRSAADHPLLAGLFPVSIGHFPSAHGHFVDRHRGLSESIFIACLGGEGFCEFNSQSHRIHSGTAILIPAGQAHVYGAAEDNPWSISWIHSGGRDWPSLMELLQVSEENPLFHLSQLPQFEAAFEQTWDSLKEAHTLPQLIFASAQLRHLFAGIALQRRSVNEKARTAEEKVSSSAQWMGRHFARHIRLEDLARASAMSIPHYSMLFRKKFGCSPIEFLIGIRVQRACRLFDHTTESISEIAAQVGYDDPYYFSRIFKKTMSCSPKAYRNTRKG, from the coding sequence ATGATTATCCAATCTCAACCCATTGAAAAACCAGGCGGGAAGCGGGGCGAAGGATTCCCCGGCCAGCGGATGCTCGTGCTCAATGATAAATTCATCCGGTCCGCAGCGGATCATCCCCTGCTTGCCGGATTGTTTCCCGTTTCCATCGGGCATTTTCCTTCCGCACATGGACATTTCGTGGATCGCCACAGGGGTCTTTCTGAATCCATATTCATCGCCTGCCTCGGAGGCGAAGGATTTTGCGAATTCAACAGCCAGTCGCATCGGATCCATTCCGGGACAGCGATCCTCATACCCGCCGGGCAGGCGCATGTTTATGGGGCTGCGGAAGATAATCCCTGGTCGATTTCATGGATTCACAGCGGGGGGAGAGATTGGCCAAGCCTGATGGAACTGCTCCAGGTTTCCGAGGAAAACCCGTTGTTCCATCTGTCGCAACTTCCGCAATTTGAAGCCGCGTTTGAACAAACATGGGACTCTCTGAAGGAAGCGCATACGCTGCCGCAACTGATATTTGCCTCGGCGCAACTCAGACACTTGTTTGCCGGAATCGCGCTGCAACGCCGTTCGGTGAATGAAAAGGCGCGCACGGCTGAGGAGAAAGTTTCGTCCAGCGCACAATGGATGGGCAGGCATTTTGCCAGGCATATCCGCCTGGAGGATCTCGCACGGGCATCTGCCATGTCCATACCGCATTATTCAATGCTGTTCCGCAAGAAATTTGGATGTTCGCCGATCGAGTTTTTGATCGGAATCCGGGTTCAACGGGCCTGCCGTCTGTTTGACCATACCACCGAATCGATCTCCGAAATCGCCGCGCAAGTGGGTTATGACGACCCCTATTATTTTTCCCGTATCTTTAAAAAGACCATGTCGTGCTCACCCAAGGCGTACCGCAACACCCGCAAAGGGTGA